One genomic region from Xenopus laevis strain J_2021 chromosome 2L, Xenopus_laevis_v10.1, whole genome shotgun sequence encodes:
- the gtsf2.L gene encoding protein D7 (The RefSeq protein has 1 substitution compared to this genomic sequence) gives MEFDELMQCPYDKNHMIRPSRFPYHLVKCRENNRAAAKILATCPYNARHRVPKQELDLHMASCEYRVTMEPISAAFSHQKVETSTWQSPPCEEVWETDEDPVSRPKPFILNDFTPSQPFNMSEGDGNMPYTGISSNYRPEVQPMNSVMQVKQNQPEPEPFTSSERNYDPRSKEPPNPKQPAVNGYKPATTNTNPWCRQTGGSRGAAPPKLGAKSSDEGPRNKEFPTPKANLMNEYVPVAANANPWCRQPGGSSAASEPLGVDSFDEWPCLGRQPWVRK, from the exons ATGGAATTTGATGAACTGATGCAGTGCCCATATGacaaaaatcatatgattcggcCCAGCCGGTTTCCCTACCACCTTGTTAAATGCAGAGAG aatAATCGTGCAGCAGCTAAAATTCTAGCAACTTGCCCATATAATGCCCGCCACAGAGTCCCTAAACAGGAGCTTGATCTGCACATGGCCAGCTGTGAATACAGGGTGACCATGGAGCCCATTTCTG CTGCATTTTCACATCAGAAGGTGGAGACCTCAACATGGCAAAGCCCTCCTTGTGAAGAGGTCTGGGAAACTG ACGAAGATCCCGTGTCAAGGCCAAAGccctttattttaaatgattttactcCTTCTCAGCCTTTTAATATGTCAGAAGGTGATGG AAATATGCCGTATACTGGAATAAGCAGCAACTACAGACCTGAAGTCCAACCTATGAATTCAGTCATGCAAGTAAAGCAAAATCAACCTG AACCTGAGCCTTTTACGACCAGTGAGCGAAACTATGATCCACG ATCCAAGGAACCACCCAATCCAAAGCAACCTGCAGTGAATGGCTACAAACCTGCAACTACAAATACAAACCCATGGTGCAGGCAAACGG GAGGATCGAGGGGAGCTGCTCCTCCAAAGTTGGGGGCTAAATCCTCAGATGAGGGGCCAAG AAATAAGGAATTTCCCACTCCAAAGGCGAACTTGATGAATGAGTACGTACCTGTAGCAGCAAATGCAAATCCATGGTGCAGGCAACCAG GAGGGTCCAGTGCTGCTTCAGAACCTTTGGGTGTTGACTCCTTCGATGAGTGGCCATG CCTTGGACGCCAGCCATGGGTTAGAAAGTAA